The Glycine soja cultivar W05 chromosome 4, ASM419377v2, whole genome shotgun sequence genomic sequence TTACCAGTTAGATCTAGCCTAACCGTACGTGCAGATTCATTGTGGGTGTAAGCCTTTGGTAAGTAATATGCACATGGAGAGATTTTTACAGATTTTGTTTCCACAAATATGCCGAATTTTAAATGGAAATtacttaaaaacttttttttttgctgactaATTACTTAAAACTTCTTGAtacaaccaaaaataaaaatagattaattattttgagtctTTATAATTGTAATGAATTGAGATTTTCtaatttaaagaataattattttatagttcTATCCTTGAATAGAATGGAGAGGAAGGAAATgaataagaaatttttaaaaaaaaattatgtgtttgGTTGAGAAgaaataagtgaaaaaaataatataaaactatggtatttataagttatttttgttctatttctcacttatttttgttcattttttcaatattttttttaaatcaaacacttttatttctattctttcGTTCACCTATTTTCTTCTACCTTTCTTATTTCTATCCATCTCATTTTcccatatttttttccttcctatCAAATGGAAGTAACTCATTGTGATTCAACTAAAACTTCAAACAGGGCTGTACTAgttgtgaaaattttaaaagtctctaactttgcaaattattacATTAAGGCATTTGGTAGTCTTACACTCACAAGCCAATAGgtatttagtgaaaaaaataaaatataaaagtcatTTTAAAAGCTTTGAAACTATAGAAAAATTCAATAAAGCTAGAATAAATTTACtcattaaaacatttaaaagttGAATAAAAAACGTCACCTGTTCTCAATTCTCACTTATTACTTACAATACATGGAAGACTTTACACAAGCAAACCCAATTGAGGTTATGTTTGAGTAAACttctttataaataattatatgaaaagaaaataaaataaaataattttttccataaattaaaaatagcttatgtatatgttaaaaataaacttttagaaaaattcttttataaattagtttataacttataagaaactaatttcattttctgttttaaaaatagaagttaTTAATTGTGATAATGAAGACCTTTCAATgacttattaaataataaaatgtaaattGCAAAAGTCTCCCATTTTAAATACgcatcaaatattatttttattttgagtttaattCCTATCAataaacaaaccaaaaacaatGAGAATAtagtatcttttaataaaaattgtataaatataGTAAATGAATGCTTAGTAACTACTAAATGAGTGTACAAACTCAAAtgcttaataataaaattattaaaatttattatccttCCCTTAAtacctaataataaaaaattataaagtacaCATTAAAACCTCCCTATCAAATACTCAAATAATTAGtgcaatttattaaataaataaataaaaatcaaaattaaatttctagAGTTCCTAAGCCCTTATTTGTGCCAAAAAAATCAGGCCGAAGGCAaatttaagagttttttttttattgtataaaatattaacCAAACTTAGAATATAATGAATCCGTGAGAATCATAAAGATACTGCTATTAATCGGAACAATTGTAAATTCTTCTAAATGTCTTTTTACGAATTTTCGTATTTCTTTTGTATATTAGATGCATACACTTtattttcacacaaaaaaagacgcatttactttatttaaaactttggaaaaaagaaaagaattagatgagtttgtttaaacttataaaaagtaactttaaaataagaacttttttatataaacacatttttaagaaataaagatGATTTacttcttaaagtaaaaaatatatcttttttaagaaatataatttagacAAACACTAAATTACAAGATTTCCCCTACACATCCAAACTTCATGGGAGACTACAATTTCATGTTGACAAAACAACAATTATTCCTAGCACCAATATGAATGTATCGCATAACGCAGACACTAAACTCAAATTTTTAAGAGAATTCCTCCtgatatttcaaaattcaaaatgcatGTTACTTCCATAAAACTAGAGCTGAGAATGAAATTAGTCACGGAATAAATtccattttctaatagaacaaaggaccaaaaataaaaacctaAGTTTGTATAGAAAGTTAGAAACACAATGACGATGCTGGTGTGATATAAATTCTGTACCCTGCATGCTATGATCATAACCACTAAGCAAGTGCTGAAGTGGTCCTATGATATAAAAGAGCatacaaaaaaacttaaaaggaAAAGACTTTTGTCATAGCTTTTGTGGCGAAACACAGGCAGATAATCTTTGGATATATATGTCACGAAGCACATGCGTCCGTGACACGTAAAAGCCCACTTATAGGGGTTTGCATGTGACACCTGTTAAAGCAAACTCCACTTTTTGCACCACccataaaacaaaacaataaaaagatcTCCAACACCAGCTGTCACTGCCTCATGTTTACAGACTCCAAAACACGACAAAAACTTGTTCCTCCCATGAAACCTGTTTCCTACctcaaatctctctctctctctcttaagtTCTTTTGCTTGAGAGAGATAAAGACATCAGAGAGAAAGACAGAAACATTGATAGATAGATAATctgataggaaaagaaaaataagaattattagTTAAAAGGTTCAAAATATTAccattcttttttttagttaaaaaaaagatCAACCTCTTGATATACCGAAAATTCATGGAACTAACATTTTTCTATACACATAAATCCAAAAATGGAACtcctaattatatattttaaagacaaaattatCTGTTAATCCGTTTGGTCCTCAACTCTCGCACCGATAATTTGCAAAAAATCGATTCTGTAAACCAAATCCAAGAGAAACTACTAGAAAAGCGAAGCAAGCAAACAATcataccgtaaaaaaaaaattaaattaaattccgAGTGGAGTAAACCCAAATTAACCACATCAGAACAAACcgaaaaaaacattaaacagAAGAAAAGAtcgataaataaataatgatgatagtaataatattaataatggtAGTCTGAGTCTGAGAGAGTGAAGCTATCGAAATGAAACCCTAAAGGACATGATCTCCGAGAAGGCACTATGAACATGATTTCCCACCACTCACTAatgagaataataaataataaaaacaaaatgttcAGTGTCTCTAAAGAAAGTCTCGTGCTCAATATTTATACTACTAAATAacaataatcataaaataaaacccTAACCCATACACAACTACCGGATCTACATCATCAAGGCGACCGCAGCGGCGAAGGCGACGGCGGCGACAGATTCGGAGGCGGAGACTCTGCAGAGGTGGGCGTGGCTGCTGGGGCTGACGGCGGGGGAGTCGGCGGGTCCGTCGCTGACGACGGCGGGGCCGGAGGGGAGGGGGGAGTCGGAGGGAGAGACGGGGGCGGGGGGAGAACCGGTGGGGGAGTCGGAGGAGGGAGAGGAGGCGGTGGGGCCGGAGGAGGGGGTGGGGGACGGCGGAGAAGAGGCCGGAGCGGTTTTCGAAACGGGGGCGGGAGCGGGTGGAGGAGGGGTGGTGGGTGGTGGAGCGGAAGAAGTAGTTGGAGGAGAGGCTTTGGGGGAGGCAGCCTGTGGCGGAGACGGAGAGGATTTGGGGGTGGCGGCGGGGGAGGCTGACGGAGATAGAGAGAGAGCGGAGGTAGCCAGTAACAtgaagaaaaagaggaagagtGTTTTGGCCATTGTGAgagcaaagagaagaagaataaatgaaTAAGAAAGGGTTGGGGGTGGTATATATAGGAatgcttttctttctctttttttatttttagcgcTAAAGCAAGGGTTATAACTTCTAAACAAGTATTAATCGTTCGTAATAACAAACAAATCACCAGCTTTCTTTCGTCACCTCTATTCCATGCAAAATATCCTATCCGAAATTTTCTCTCCCTCGCTCTCCACAACGCCTTTCACTTTTGCTTTGCCTCATCATAACCAAAGAAAACGAGGATTTGTTTTGCGGGTTAGATTCTAATCATCAATTTTTTAGtacagcatttttttttattttgttattaactATCTaatcactttaatttaaatcattgacttaaatataatttggttGTAAGTTTGgtcttgttattttattaaagtagagatatttgatctctttgttctaaaaaaaatctaagattttagttttcatattttaaaataaaaatatttgaaaattttattttaaaaaattcacaattttgatttttatattttttaaatataatttttaacaaatttttaattttttatgttttattgtttacattataattaattaaattagtcttTGATGATACGTTAGATGAAATGTTAGATTtagaaattaattgattaaaataaaagaaaaaaaacttaagtaaaattaaaaattttgtaaaataagatgatcaaatatctctattttaaaataaaaaaattaaaatcatgacttttttaaaatagaaaaactaaatatttctattttaaaatttatgaacaaaattgtggattaaataaaataaaaaaaacaaaaattacatttaagccTAAATTATACTAGCTAGTATCTTATTCACTTTAatttaatgaagaaaaaaaaactactttaaGATAAGTTTGTTGACTAAAAAACTTTTAAGTGGATGAAAAAGGAAATGTTACGAATCAATTTTTGTAACAAACAAACGAAAGGTgatttctatttaattttattttctaattattttaatgaacatttattttgaaacaaatttaatgtGTGATTTTTGTATCTATTAGTAAATAGCACCATTGCAAGGAAGAATAAAAAGTTAATATGAAAGACAATCAAATTTTCTGTTAGTCTTTTCCTTCTTAATTATGTAcgttttcattaatttaataatttgtattGATGATTAGGACATTTCATAAATagtgaattttttaatgtacaccttataaaaaaatgttttcattttaattattaggaATTGGAGGAAGGACAATATGTTTGAATAGTTTCATTTTAATGTACGTTTTATACCATTTTTCTGAGTATTCGAGTATAATTTTTGTAGATTTATATGCAATATCTTCAATCTTGTTAATCTTGTGTCAGGAAAGTCTCATTCAACAGACGAGTATTACCTATACGGTTACACTCTTCTAAAATAATATTGTCTTAGttgttatcaaattttatatggTATGTTTTTtcacaagtaaaaatataaaatatattattgtttatagatatagagattttattttgttttttttttttaaatgtgtgaATCAATGAAACATGTTATTTATAAGTAACATCAAAGATTCCTTCATCTTATTAACAAAACATAACAATCTTCATTAGTTTCTTGGTAAAGAACAATTTATGATTAGTGTAACAACTGTATAATTATTCTGTAACAACTCTTCATTATCAAGTAATTGactataataataagtaatcaAATCAATTCATAGGATATGagccataaaatatttttcaacattctcccatacatatttttttaaatgatcccTATTACCAACAACTAAATATGATCATGTAACTTAAACCTTGAAATTTCACGTATTACAATgtataatattttctaataaactAAAATGGGTTCAAACTATATTGATTCAAatgaatcataattttatatgacAAACTTAATGTGTAGAATGAAAAAGATACAAACTTTAATGTAAGCCTTTAAGTCTCATATGAACCATATGATTCTAAAATTATGTAGCTAGCAAAGTTTTATTAGAACATTGATTATGTGTCTATATACTCAATAAATATTAACTCTCCTTTGATTTTTACTTTGTGTCAATATGTTTGTATTGActtttacctttatttttttatagaaacttTTACCTTTATTATTCTTCAAAAAGAATACTTAGCCCAAAAAATTTTATTGGCCTTCAATAAAATTGACAACTTTAAGACTAGAAACTTTATATCTTATATAATTTCATAGcattcaataaattatttccTTAAAGTGGTTCTTAAAGGGTATCATAAACTCTTacttattttctcaaatttcacttttagagaaaattcacttctttttattaagaattttttcTCCCACTAACTTTTGGAATGTGAGtataagttaataaaatataaaccatttcatgataatataatatcaatGTTATGATAAATCTTAACTTGTAAATTCAAACCTTTTGGTACAATATGTGTATAGAACTTACAGACTTTATATATGAAAGATAAACATCATAATAAGATAGATCATGCCTATGGATATAAAAATATCCTATCATGACATTTAGTCCATAACTTGATAAACTATTACTTCCCTATGGGGCCAAATAATAATTCCTTTATAACATTGATTAGTATGTTATGACTACTCCTAAACATGTAATTCATATAAGTCTTCATAATATGTAAAACAAATGTCATGTTTATCAATGTAAATCATGTCCTTAATCTATGAATCCTGCAGACATAAATCTTGCATGTGGaccaaaattttattcaattggATTCATAACAtaactttatgataaaactatCAAATTATATCCATTTTATTAATTCTTGTGGAtagattaagaaatataattagaTATTATATCCTAATTGATTATACAAATATAGCAAAAATTCTTGtgagataaaaattatatataagtataatcATCATAATATTATGTCTAATTCATCGTATGATCTTAAATAACTTAATATacaatttcaattaattaaagatgttaTGGCCAtcaataatgaattaaaattataaaaatcactagacaaataaaattatttcttcacCAAAcaaatttctttagtttttattaCCGGTTGGCACCCGTAAAGGGAATGTGATGAATCCaaagttaagaaattaattcttagcaaaaaatcacattttttttctagagtATTATGACTATCAATTTCTAAATGTCAATAAAACTTTATGCAATGAAATGATACAACTTCAAATACTTGAATACAAAGAATTTCATAACATAATATGCATAACAGTAGCAATTGAATCATTCTCTCAATATTCttcaattaacaaataatattaggttcaataataattatcatgTAATTAGCATATCAATTGCATGTTCATAATAGTCCTAACTTGTGATATATcccatttaataataattaaatggaAATCAATTTAGTAGTAAAATTAAATTGGCAGTCATTAATAATGTAATGAAGACATCAATGACAAATAATCGAACTAAAAGTAATTTAGTTCAAAACCACCAAATCCCATGGTGGTATCAAATTTGACACTACATTTCATTGTACAATTGCTCTTTAAGTATCAACAATAGCATATggcaatattaaaaattaccttAAGAGAGAAATCTTAATAAAGAAGCTAGAATATCTGGGATAATGGGtctaatattgaaatataaaaacatcAGGAAGATGAAGGCAATATATATTgcattgtaataaaaataaccATGAGCCATTGAAGTCATTTCTTGAACCATTaatgcataatatttttttaatcacgtTGGTATAAGCATGATAGCAATTGAAGCACAAATATTTAAAGTCATACAACAAAATTATGCATAGTGCttcatattgaaattttaatatttcgaGAAAAAGATTTCATATGTTTGCttttcttttccaaaaaaagAAGGCAGTgaattataatttcaattaaaaatccaTTCTAAGTCACATATCAATATTTTGCATCATGTTTCTACCGTGCCTTTGTATATATTTGCTGAAaagaattaatatatacaatggaaataaaattaacatataaagGTGAATAACAAGCTGAATAGCAAGGCTACAAAGATAGACTCTAATACTAAatgtaagaaatttaaaatcttaattcatAATATAGACATGAataatttattcattaagtGAGAGCATACATAAAAATATACCTTTGGTAGTCATTGTTATCAAGCTCTATATTATATGGtctctcaaaaataaaaatacagagtatataaatatttatagatagatagatcttccactacaaattttttttccaagagCCAAAATCGGTCGAAAATGTTAAAAATCCGTCGTTAATTGAGATTTTTTGACGGATTTCCAACTGACAAAAATTCGTCGAAAAAATGGTCGCAGAAAATTCTAATCGATAGATTTTTTGCTTTCTGTCGGaaatttttgacaaaaatatctGTCGAAAATTATCTGTGGGAAATTTCCGACGGACTTTTTTCGTGGGAAATTTCCCATGTAATATTTCAAACGGATTTTTCAAGCGAAAATTTTCATGATTATTTTCGTCGAAAAATccgtcataaatttttttataaataatttattattttgtttttttcttttttatcattgagAATTTAGCAATTAATTTACATATTCATATTATTTaccgtaaaaaattaaaataatgcatacttataattaaaaaatggtgAAATTGATAAATCCAAAACATAGactaaaataaatcatgaagttaaattgaaaacaaatgtaaaataaaaacacaatgtAAAATGTCAATGCTTATTGTGAATAGTAATTTTGTATTCCTAAGTCAATAATCAAAATAGTCATTGGGAGAGTGTCTCTGTTGGTTATCATGTTCGTGCTAGTGATCTGCCTACAGGTCATTTGCATGGTCTTGCTGGTACTCGTGTTGCTGTTGGTCTTGTTGTTGCtggtgaggttgttgttgttgttgatgaataatgtTTCACGCTTCAGGAGGTTTTCAGTTTACATCAAATTTAGCTCCAATCTATTTTCAACTTCACAAATATTACTATTGGGGCACATTGGTTGGATTTTGTCCAAACAAACCTTTTCTTATCTTGGACAATTCCCTAGAACTTAACATTTCACAGACAACAATCCATATACAGAAAATTTTCTAAGGTGATTGAGGTTTGAAATtgcatattttctcttttattactCAAGCACTGCTGCTAGAAGAAAGGCattaacaaaagtaaaaacataGAGCATTTCTAAGGTGATCATAGTCATGATGCAAAGGTTGGCGAGAATGTGCAGAGAAATCAACCCCGAAGCTGCCTGCACCAACCTCCACCACGTTGATCTATTTTGAAAACTTGATGTGATTACTTCAAAACTATAATCATTGCCTTTCTCCATTAAGATATATAAGTTGCCTAAAAATTTTGTTGGGttagtaaaatatataacatatgcTTTTATTTAGTTTACACAATAATACATAGTTTCACATATGCAAAGGTCtcccaataatttttttccttattgaAGCAAGTGAATATTTCTCATGCGAGGGGAAAGGACAATTAAGGTAGCAGCAGTATGCCTAAAAAATGCCTAACCACAAAAACCTACATgatcaaaagcataaaaatccAAACTTTCCACTCCCTCGCCTCATCATACTCAAAATCCTTCCCTCCCATGATCTGATTCTTGCTAATCAAAAACCTACATGACATATCTCGTAGCATCACTCATATATGAACACTCAAACTTTCTCTCGAgtccaagaaaaataaattagaaaccCAGAAtgtaagagaaagagagagagagagagatgaacCTGCGACGGAGGAGAGGGAGTGAGAGTGTTGAAAGGAGGGGAGGAGGGAGAGCTGAGAGGAAGCAAAGGCGGTGGTGGTGGCAAAGAGAGAGGATTTGGATGGGAGTGAGGGAGGAAGACAATGTGGTATCCGTGAAGGGCACAAATGGGGGAGAAAGGGGAGATGTGAAAAAATCTACTGACTTATACAGTTAGGGTGTTCGTGATATATTTTGGGAAATTTTAATTT encodes the following:
- the LOC114409255 gene encoding pectinesterase inhibitor 10-like, with translation MAKTLFLFFFMLLATSALSLSPSASPAATPKSSPSPPQAASPKASPPTTSSAPPPTTPPPPAPAPVSKTAPASSPPSPTPSSGPTASSPSSDSPTGSPPAPVSPSDSPLPSGPAVVSDGPADSPAVSPSSHAHLCRVSASESVAAVAFAAAVALMM